The following are from one region of the Candidatus Tanganyikabacteria bacterium genome:
- the preA gene encoding NAD-dependent dihydropyrimidine dehydrogenase subunit PreA, producing MLASAPPTTTGEMIMRAFDAGWGGAIIKTAGPHGEKIENPNPRFAALHAGRSRMIGFQNIELISDRPTSVWLEECRIIKDRYPEHVLVGSIMAAGSAKEDWQQLVVEFQDAGCDLMELNLGCPHGMPERGMGSVCSQNPEITGNITKWAKEVAKVPILIKLSPNVTDITVPGRAAADNGADALTAINTVNIMMGVDIDTFEPLPSVAGHSTYGGYSGVAVRPIALKAISDLARKIPGIPLSATGGIANWRDAVEFLLVGARTLQVCTEVMHHGFGIVGPMKRGLERYMEEHGFSSLEEMIGLTVPKITDHSKLPLGYKPKAAIDGAKCIKCDLCYVACEDSGYQAISISHARSSPVKDKGVPEIHVNLCTGCSLCQHVCPVDCIDLQEVPGATLDESYKQLSVGPDARYLGAARWKKQTVPAQA from the coding sequence ATGCTCGCGTCGGCTCCGCCCACCACCACCGGCGAGATGATCATGAGGGCGTTCGACGCCGGCTGGGGCGGGGCGATCATCAAGACCGCCGGCCCGCATGGCGAGAAGATCGAAAACCCCAACCCGCGCTTTGCCGCGCTGCACGCCGGCCGCAGCCGGATGATCGGCTTCCAGAACATCGAGCTGATCTCCGACAGGCCGACCAGCGTGTGGCTCGAGGAATGCCGCATCATCAAGGATCGCTACCCCGAGCACGTGCTCGTGGGCTCGATCATGGCGGCCGGTAGCGCCAAGGAGGATTGGCAGCAACTGGTGGTCGAGTTCCAGGACGCCGGCTGCGACCTCATGGAGCTCAACCTTGGTTGCCCGCACGGCATGCCCGAGCGCGGCATGGGTTCGGTGTGCTCCCAGAACCCCGAGATCACGGGCAACATCACCAAATGGGCCAAGGAAGTCGCCAAGGTCCCTATCCTGATCAAGCTGTCGCCCAACGTCACCGACATCACCGTGCCCGGCCGGGCGGCCGCCGACAACGGCGCCGACGCCCTCACGGCGATCAACACGGTCAACATCATGATGGGCGTCGACATCGACACCTTCGAGCCCCTGCCCTCGGTCGCCGGGCACAGCACCTACGGCGGCTACAGCGGGGTGGCCGTGCGGCCGATCGCCCTCAAGGCCATCTCCGACCTGGCGCGCAAGATCCCCGGCATCCCGCTCTCGGCCACCGGCGGCATCGCCAACTGGCGCGACGCCGTCGAGTTCCTGCTGGTCGGGGCGCGGACCTTGCAGGTCTGCACCGAGGTCATGCACCACGGCTTCGGCATCGTCGGGCCGATGAAGCGGGGCCTGGAGCGCTACATGGAGGAGCACGGCTTCTCGTCGCTCGAGGAGATGATCGGGCTCACGGTCCCCAAGATCACCGACCACAGCAAGCTCCCGCTGGGCTACAAGCCCAAGGCCGCCATCGACGGGGCCAAGTGCATCAAGTGCGACCTTTGCTACGTGGCGTGCGAGGACTCGGGCTACCAGGCCATCAGCATCTCCCACGCCCGCTCGTCGCCGGTCAAGGACAAGGGCGTGCCCGAGATCCACGTCAACCTGTGCACGGGTTGCAGCCTGTGCCAGCACGTCTGCCCGGTCGATTGCATCGATCTCCAGGAAGTCCCCGGCGCCACGCTGGACGAAAGCTACAAGCAGCTTTCGGTCGGCCCAGACGCCCGCTA
- a CDS encoding isoprenylcysteine carboxylmethyltransferase family protein has translation MDLAKVVVLPLSALWALSECGVLLATYSRREARRHDRNSLFIGVGGTLLAIAAALICWWKGIGRFAFEHPALPVAGIVLVVAGIGLRWSAILTLRRFFTIHVAIQEGHELITAGVYRFMRHPGYSGSLLSLLGIGIALQNWPCLLVLVGIPLAVLLFRIRVEEAALTAAFGATYRDYCRRTARLIPGVF, from the coding sequence GTGGATCTGGCCAAGGTCGTGGTCCTGCCCCTTTCCGCGCTCTGGGCGCTCTCCGAGTGCGGCGTGCTCCTGGCCACGTACTCGCGCCGCGAGGCGCGGCGGCACGACAGGAACTCCCTCTTCATCGGCGTGGGCGGCACCCTGCTGGCCATCGCGGCCGCCCTGATCTGCTGGTGGAAGGGCATCGGCCGCTTCGCCTTCGAGCACCCCGCGCTTCCCGTCGCGGGCATCGTGCTGGTCGTCGCGGGCATCGGTTTGCGGTGGTCGGCCATCCTGACCCTCAGGCGGTTCTTCACGATCCACGTCGCCATCCAGGAAGGCCACGAGCTGATCACGGCGGGAGTCTACCGCTTCATGCGCCACCCCGGCTACTCCGGTTCGCTGCTGTCGCTGCTCGGCATCGGGATCGCGCTGCAGAACTGGCCCTGTCTGCTGGTGCTGGTGGGCATCCCCCTCGCGGTGCTGCTCTTCCGCATCCGCGTGGAGGAAGCCGCCCTGACGGCCGCATTCGGAGCGACGTACCGGGATTACTGCCGGCGAACCGCAAGGCTGATTCCGGGCGTATTCTGA